The Denticeps clupeoides chromosome 10, fDenClu1.1, whole genome shotgun sequence DNA window gtcctagtgaaccagaattgatctcttcatccatggtgacatggaagcacgttgtaagtcgctctgccaaatgccgtaaatgtaaatgtgactaaGTTGAGATGTTTCAGTTCTTTACCAGAAATGCTCACCTTGTGTTGCAGTTTTGAAGATCAGCAGCAGTGGGTGAAATGATGGCTCAGGGGCAGCCTCCTGGCCACTCGGACTCCACGTGTGTCCCGGCTGCGGCATCAAACGGACACCATCAGCGCGAGAATGGCTGTGGCCATCATCAACCGCAGCCTCAGCACTCGTCAGGCATCGCATGGATGGCTATGGATATGAAGCAGAAGTGTGCCGCTTACGTGCTGGCACTGAGGCCATGGAGTTTCAGCGCTTCTCTCACTCCTGTGGCGCTGGGCAGCGCGTTGGCCTACAAGCTGGAGGGCCAGGTGAACCTCCTGGTGCTCCTGGTCTGTGCTGTGGCGGTGCTGGTCGTGCATGGGGCCGGCAACTTGGTGAACACCTACTACGACTTCTCCAAGGGCATCGACCACAAGAAGAGCGATGACCGCACGCTTGTGGACCAGATCTTGGAGCCCCAGGATGTGGTGATGTTTGGCGCTGTGCTTTACTCAGTTGGCTGCCTCTGTGCAACGTTACTCTTTTTCCTCTCTACGCTCAAGCTGGAGCATCTGGCCCTCATTTATTTTGGTGGACTCTCAAGCTCGTTCCTCTACACtggcggtaaaaaaaaaaaaaaaattatatatatataaaacgtgTGTAACTGAGGTTCTCAGTCTTGTTCTTTTATGTGTGTGATGCCATCTTAAAGTCTGCATATTCCAGGTAACCCAAATAAGTGGAAGCTTATTTCCATTTGTTGAAAGTGACCCGCAGGATTTTTGTCTAATTAACTGTAAttcatggtttttttttacatgtaaatgtctatTTTCAGTAAGGTTAAATCCACATTAGATGGGGGGCACAATGCAACACAAGGCATTTCAACATTGGAAGGCTGACAATGCGAAAGTAAAGAACGCTCAAACTCAATGCTTTGCTGAAGCCACAGAAGAGCTTTATGTGATTCTGAAATAAACCCTCTTTCCGTCAAATGCAGCATGGACTCAGTGCTGAAACTCGCACCATTTGCTTAAAATAATACTCACCAAAAGCAGTGCTATTCAGCCGTGTATGGATAAATGCATTCGTTGTGGCAGCCATTTAATGATTTTAGGTTTTTAAGTTGGTGGCTGGCGGGCTCAGTCATCAGACGTAGAAACGCGTGGAAAATTAGTGCAATTAGTGACCTAAATACCTcacataaatgctttaaattatgGATAGATATAGAGTAGAGTTTTCATTTCCAGGGATGCTTTGTGAAACAAATGAGATCAAAATGAGAACCCAGAGCATAAATGGAttaattttgaatgtatttttattaaaaatgagttTCTTTTTGTCTTGACAGGAATAGGATTCAAGTATGTGGCCCTAGGAGACGTGGTAATCCTGATCACCTTCGGCCCTTTGGCAGTGATGTTCGCCCACGCCGTGCAGGTGGGCTACCTGTCCGTGCTGCCGCTGGTCTACGCGGTGCCCCTGGCGCTGAACACAGAAGCCATTCTGCACAGCAACAATACCCGAGACATGGACTCCGACAAACAGGCGGGCATCGTCACGCTGGCCATCCTGGTGGGGCCCACCCTCTCCTACATTCTCTACAACATGCTCCTCTTTGTCCCGTACGTGCTCTTCTGCATCCTGGCCACGCGCTACACCATCAGCATGGCCCTGCCCCTGCTCACTCTGCCCATGGCGTTCCCCCTGGAGCGCCAGTTCCGCAGCCAGTGCTACTCCAAGATCCCCCAAAAGACCGCCAAACTCAACCTGCTCATGGGAGTTTTTTACGTGTGTGGCATAATCCTCGCACCGCAGGGCAGCTTACCACTGCTCTGAAGAGGAACTTCTTTTATATTCAATTCACTTTGGATTTGTACAGAATGGATTGATTTCCCTTCGAGTCCCAGCtgtaatgtgacatttaaatgacGTGTTCAAGAGATTTAGCAAAACTGGCTCGATGAGGCTGAAGTTCATAGTTGACTCGACTTATGGCAATTTATGTTTGAGGATCAGTGTCAACGGCTACGTACATACACCGTGTACACTGGAGTTTCATGAAGTGACATTAGTTGTGTTTCACATAATATCTGATTTACACCAAACGTCTAAAAGAAAAAACCCACAAGCTTCatttccaaaatgtttttttcaaacgGACCTCTTCAAGCTGCCAGGCATTTTGCAGAATAAACAGTTTCATGTTTATATGCCATTATTCTCACCAGTTTCCTTTACACCGGTGTAGTTACACTGAAATACCCTGAAAGATTGTTCGTTTGCTTGAAATTCTCTATagattttttaatgaaaaaaaaaagatacatgcAAGAACTAATCAACAGTGTGGATTTACAACCACCCTGAGGCCTGGCAGTTTAGTAGTAAACTAGTGTTGAGAGAGTGTGTTATTGAGTCTGTGATTTGAGTATTGGATCAGCCTGTCTGTACTGGGGGTTTATTTAGTTTCCATTTGGTTTATTCACTAAATTAACTCGTAAATACATCATAAATACCCACggtgtggtattttttttttcatttcattgacaaaggGAGGAATGGAACCTAAAAAGTTCCAGACACTGTACCCTTGCGGAAATTCACATTGTCCTTGGTACCACCCAAAAACCATAGTCGTGTTAACGCagatcttttaaaaatgtattataaagaCTTTATTTTGGTCACGGTGACTCAAGATGTCCACCCTGACATTCCGGGTTTTATATAGCAGCTaaagaagtggactcataattgaagggttgctggttcgagtccccacacactgctcccccggcgcctttcatggctgcccactgctcactaagggtgctGGATAAATGACATTTACTGGTGCGCTGGCTGAATTTTTGACACCTTCCCACTGGCTCCATCTAGTGTCCCGGGTCACAGAGGGACTATTTACTATTGTCATTACAGCACTCTGTGCATCATAGAATCCAATCAAATACGTGACTGGTTTCAGTTCCTCTCGTCACTAACCCTGACCCATGAGTAGGGGGTTTCAGGGTTACTAAATCCTGTCCCTGTGGACGCGCTTTCACTGTGGCTGCAGCAGTGGTGGAGTCTTGCGTCCTTTTGTGTGACACGCCTTTTTTAAGCGTCGTCCTTTTGCACTGTAGGCAGCTGAGTCTTGCGTCCAGCGTCCTGCATCCTGAGTTCAACGTCCAGCGTCCTTTTCTGTGACACACGCCTGTTATAAGCGTCCTTTTTGCACTGTAGGCAGCTGAGTCTTGTGTCCAGCGTCCTGCATCCTGAGTTCAGCGTCCAGCGTCCTTTTCTGTGACACACGCCTGTTATAAGCGTCCTTTTTGCACTGTAGGCAGCTGAGTCTTGTGTCCAGCGTCCTTTTGAGTGACGCACGCCTGTTATAAGCGTCCTTTTGCACTGTAGGCAGCTGAGTCTTGTGTCCAGCGTCCtgcatcctgagtcttgtgtcCAGCGTCCTTTTGTGTGACGCACGTCTGTTATAAGCGTCCTTTTTGCCCTGTAGGCAGCTGAGTCTTGTGTCCAGC harbors:
- the ubiad1 gene encoding ubiA prenyltransferase domain-containing protein 1; amino-acid sequence: MMAQGQPPGHSDSTCVPAAASNGHHQRENGCGHHQPQPQHSSGIAWMAMDMKQKCAAYVLALRPWSFSASLTPVALGSALAYKLEGQVNLLVLLVCAVAVLVVHGAGNLVNTYYDFSKGIDHKKSDDRTLVDQILEPQDVVMFGAVLYSVGCLCATLLFFLSTLKLEHLALIYFGGLSSSFLYTGGIGFKYVALGDVVILITFGPLAVMFAHAVQVGYLSVLPLVYAVPLALNTEAILHSNNTRDMDSDKQAGIVTLAILVGPTLSYILYNMLLFVPYVLFCILATRYTISMALPLLTLPMAFPLERQFRSQCYSKIPQKTAKLNLLMGVFYVCGIILAPQGSLPLL